A genome region from Actinobacillus arthritidis includes the following:
- a CDS encoding Na+/H+ antiporter family protein, which produces MLSNEVVISIIILLALSLLRINVVIALIIATLTCGVIGFYGVDGMSIFEALTKTIEKFTGGLGGGAETAMNYAVLGAFAVALSKSGVTDLLAYKVISAFGKRPSGRSVFWFKYIVLFVLTAFAISSQNLIPIHIAFIPILVPPLLSVMNQLKIDRRAVACALTFGLTATYMLIPAGFGQIFIESILVKNINQAGQTFNLVASTSEMTKAMAIPVAGMILGLLFAFFVSYRKPRTYIENVKEPTADEVVARVAKVKPFHIGISILAILATCSVQLATNSTVIGGLAGLIIFALGGVFKLKQTNDLFQDGLRLMAMIGFVMIAASGFASVVNATGGVPELVEALRGSIQSKEMVALLMLIVGLFITMGIGSSFSTVPIITSIYVPLCVSFGFSPLATMAIVGVAVALGDAGSPASDSTLGPTSGLNADGKHDHIWDSVVPTFLHFNIPLLVFGWIAAMTL; this is translated from the coding sequence ATGTTGTCTAACGAAGTTGTTATCTCAATTATCATATTACTTGCTTTGAGCTTGCTCAGAATTAATGTGGTAATTGCGTTAATTATTGCGACACTAACCTGTGGAGTAATCGGTTTCTATGGGGTTGACGGTATGAGTATATTTGAAGCGTTAACCAAAACCATCGAAAAATTTACTGGCGGTTTGGGCGGTGGTGCAGAAACTGCAATGAATTATGCCGTTCTTGGTGCATTTGCAGTCGCATTATCCAAATCTGGCGTTACTGATTTATTAGCTTATAAAGTCATTTCTGCTTTCGGTAAACGTCCTTCCGGTCGCTCGGTATTTTGGTTTAAATATATCGTGTTATTTGTATTGACTGCATTTGCAATCTCATCACAAAACTTAATTCCGATCCATATTGCTTTTATTCCGATTTTAGTTCCACCACTATTAAGCGTAATGAATCAATTAAAAATCGACCGCCGAGCGGTAGCGTGTGCATTAACATTCGGTTTAACCGCAACCTATATGCTCATTCCAGCTGGTTTCGGTCAGATCTTCATTGAAAGTATTTTGGTTAAAAATATCAACCAAGCCGGTCAAACATTTAATTTAGTTGCAAGCACATCAGAAATGACCAAAGCAATGGCAATTCCAGTTGCTGGTATGATTTTAGGATTACTGTTTGCTTTCTTTGTTTCTTATCGCAAGCCTCGTACTTATATAGAAAATGTAAAAGAACCAACTGCTGATGAAGTGGTCGCACGAGTAGCAAAAGTAAAACCGTTCCATATCGGCATCAGTATTCTAGCAATTTTGGCGACTTGTTCGGTACAATTGGCGACAAATTCAACAGTAATTGGTGGCTTAGCCGGTTTAATTATTTTTGCATTAGGCGGTGTCTTCAAATTAAAACAAACTAATGATTTATTCCAAGACGGTTTACGTTTAATGGCAATGATCGGCTTTGTGATGATTGCCGCATCCGGCTTTGCAAGTGTCGTCAATGCAACCGGTGGTGTGCCGGAATTAGTTGAAGCATTACGTGGTTCTATTCAAAGCAAAGAAATGGTCGCGTTATTGATGCTAATTGTCGGTTTATTTATTACGATGGGTATCGGTTCTTCATTCTCAACCGTACCGATCATTACTTCTATTTACGTGCCTTTATGCGTTTCATTCGGTTTTTCTCCGTTAGCAACAATGGCTATCGTGGGTGTGGCGGTTGCTTTAGGCGATGCAGGTTCTCCGGCTTCTGATTCAACATTAGGCCCAACATCAGGCTTAAATGCTGATGGTAAACACGACCACATTTGGGATTCTGTTGTGCCAACTTTCTTACACTTTAATATTCCGCTATTAGTGTTTGGTTGGATTGCCGCAATGACCCTCTAA